A part of Hippea maritima DSM 10411 genomic DNA contains:
- the pth gene encoding aminoacyl-tRNA hydrolase, translating into MDWLVVGLGNPGKEYALTPHNVGFMVCDSLSFLFDFDFTLKNKFKGFFGEFSLGSYKVGVLKPITYMNLSGISVGEVFSFYKIPLNRLIVIHDDVDLPLGRIKIKKNSSSGGHKGVESIIQTLSSKDFARVKIGVGREGNVRDYVLRNFKENELEIVNQAVRLSADAVVCIIKEGLNKAMNEYNSLNREVIKQ; encoded by the coding sequence ATGGATTGGCTTGTAGTTGGCCTTGGAAATCCTGGCAAGGAATACGCATTGACCCCCCACAATGTGGGATTCATGGTGTGCGATTCCTTGTCTTTTCTTTTTGATTTTGATTTTACTTTAAAAAACAAATTTAAGGGTTTTTTTGGAGAATTCTCTTTAGGCAGCTATAAAGTAGGGGTATTAAAGCCTATAACATACATGAATTTGAGTGGTATTAGTGTAGGTGAGGTTTTTTCTTTTTATAAAATCCCCTTAAATAGGCTTATTGTAATTCACGATGATGTTGATTTGCCTCTTGGTAGAATTAAGATAAAAAAGAACTCATCAAGCGGCGGACATAAGGGTGTAGAGTCTATTATACAAACATTATCAAGCAAGGATTTTGCAAGGGTTAAAATTGGCGTAGGAAGGGAAGGTAATGTTAGAGATTATGTGTTGAGAAACTTTAAGGAAAATGAACTTGAAATTGTAAACCAAGCTGTTAGATTGTCTGCCGATGCTGTTGTATGTATTATCAAGGAAGGCTTGAATAAGGCGATGAATGAATATAATAGTTTAAATAGGGAGGTTATAAAGCAATGA